A region from the Oncorhynchus keta strain PuntledgeMale-10-30-2019 chromosome 5, Oket_V2, whole genome shotgun sequence genome encodes:
- the LOC118384139 gene encoding retinoic acid receptor alpha-B isoform X3, with protein MVYTCHREKGCIINKVTRNRCQYCRLQKCLEVGMSKESVRNDRNKKKKEEKKPECTEIYVLSTETEQMIERVRKAHKETFPSLCQLGKYTTNNSAEHRVALDVNLWDKFSELSTKCIIKTVEFAKHLPGFTTLTIADQITLLKAACLDILILRICTRYTPDQDTMTFSDGLTLNRTQMHNAGFGPLTDLVFAFAQTLLPLEMDDAETGLLSGICLLCGDRQDLEQADKVDVLQEPLLEALKIYVRKRRPHKPHMFPKMLMKITDLRSISAKGAERVITLKMEIPGSMPPLIQEMLENSEGLEGQGASGGRSSGGGAPPGSCSPSLSPSSARSSPPAPSP; from the exons ATGGTGTACACCTGTCATCGCGAGAAGGGCTGCATCATCAACAAGGTCACCCGCAACCGCTGCCAGTACTGCCGCCTGCAGAAGTGTTTGGAAGTGGGCATGTCCAAGGAGT cggTGAGGAACGACAggaacaagaagaagaaggaggagaagaagccAGAGTGTACTGAGATCTACGTGCTGAGTACCGAGACCGAGCAGATGATCGAACGCGTCCGCAAGGCCCATAAGGAGACTTTCCCCTCGCTCTGTCAGCTGGGCAAATACACCACG aATAACAGTGCAGAGCACCGCGTGGCTCTAGATGTCAACCTGTGGGATAAGTTCAGTGAGCTGTCCACTAAGTGTATCATCAAGACGGTGGAGTTTGCCAAGCATCTGCCAGGCTTCACCACCCTCACTATCGCTGACCAGATCACCCTGCTCAAGGCTGCCTGTCTGGACATACTG ATTCTGAGGATATGCACGCGGTACACTCCAGACCAGGACACAATGACGTTCTCAGACGGGCTGACCCTGAACAGGACCCAAATGCACAACGCTGGCTTCGGCCCGCTCACAGACCTGGTGTTCGCCTTCGCCCAGACACTCCTCCCTCTGGAGATGGACGACGCCGAAACCGGCCTGCTCAGCGGCATCTGTCTGCTGTGTGGAG acCGTCAGGATCTGGAGCAGGCAGACAAGGTGGACGTACTACAGGAGCCCCTACTGGAAGCTCTGAAGATCTACGTGAGGAAGAGGAGGCCTCACAAACCACACATGTTCCCCAAGATGCTGATGAAGATCACGGACCTCAGGAGCATCAGCGCCAAGG GAGCGGAGCGAGTGATCACTCTGAAGATGGAGATCCCAGGCTCCATGCCCCCTCTCATCCAGGAGATGCTGGAAAACTCAGAGGGTCTGGAGGGCCAGGGGGCCAGCGGGGGCCGCTCCAGCGGAGGAGGGGCCCCACCAGGCAGCTGCAGCCCAAGCCTGTCCCCCAGCTCAGCCCGCAGCAGCCCCCCTGCACCCTCCCCTTAA